One region of Aurantimonas sp. HBX-1 genomic DNA includes:
- a CDS encoding glycine betaine ABC transporter substrate-binding protein: MKTILAACAAAAGALVLPVPASAQDAECGTVSIASMNWASAEVMAAIDQFILENGYGCDAVLVPGDTMPTFTSMTEKAEPDVAPEMFVNQFREQIDAAVADNRIVYAAKVLEDGSEEGFWIPQYLADAHPEIQKVSDALEHPELFPSPEDPTKGAVYNCPAGWGCQIMVGNLFKAYGAADKGFSLVDTGSSAGLDGSIAKAFSDKAGWLGYYWSPTPIIGRYPMKKLEWDVPFDEAEWKSCTTQPDCAAPKINAWTPAEVYTLVTKELADTAPQAAAYLDRRAWGNDTVNKLLAWKDENQATGEDTALYFLDTEPEVWKAWVAPEVAEKVKAAL, encoded by the coding sequence ATGAAAACCATCCTCGCCGCCTGCGCGGCTGCGGCCGGCGCGCTGGTCCTGCCGGTCCCGGCAAGCGCCCAGGACGCCGAATGCGGCACCGTGAGCATCGCCTCGATGAACTGGGCCTCGGCGGAGGTCATGGCCGCGATCGACCAGTTCATCCTCGAGAACGGCTATGGCTGCGACGCCGTGCTGGTGCCGGGCGACACGATGCCGACCTTCACCTCGATGACCGAGAAGGCCGAGCCGGACGTCGCGCCGGAAATGTTCGTCAACCAGTTCCGCGAGCAGATCGACGCCGCCGTGGCGGACAACCGCATCGTCTACGCGGCGAAGGTGCTGGAGGACGGCAGCGAGGAGGGCTTCTGGATCCCGCAATATCTCGCCGATGCGCATCCCGAGATCCAGAAGGTCTCCGACGCGCTGGAACATCCGGAGTTGTTCCCCTCGCCGGAGGACCCCACGAAGGGCGCCGTCTACAACTGCCCGGCGGGCTGGGGTTGCCAGATCATGGTCGGCAATCTCTTCAAGGCCTACGGGGCCGCCGACAAGGGGTTTTCCCTCGTCGACACGGGCTCCTCCGCCGGTCTCGACGGGTCCATCGCCAAGGCATTTTCCGACAAGGCGGGATGGCTCGGCTACTACTGGTCGCCGACGCCGATCATCGGGCGCTATCCGATGAAGAAGCTCGAATGGGACGTGCCCTTCGACGAGGCGGAATGGAAGTCCTGCACCACCCAGCCGGATTGCGCGGCGCCGAAGATCAACGCCTGGACCCCGGCCGAGGTCTACACGCTCGTGACCAAGGAACTGGCGGATACCGCGCCGCAGGCCGCGGCCTATCTCGACCGCCGCGCCTGGGGCAACGACACGGTCAACAAGCTGCTGGCGTGGAAGGACGAGAACCAGGCGACCGGCGAGGACACGGCCCTGTATTTCCTCGATACCGAGCCGGAGGTCTGGAAGGCCTGGGTCGCACCGGAAGTGGCCGAAAAGGTCAAGGCCGCACTCTGA
- a CDS encoding GNAT family N-acetyltransferase translates to MVTATIRPARRDDVPAIVALLAADDIGGAVDTGAAADLPLYEAQFDRIAASANEFLFVAEVEGRVVGTFQIIIARSLPYRAATRCILEAVQVHPAMRGQRIGEAMVLRAMEEGRAHGADAMTLTSNVKREAAHRFYDRLGFERSHVGFRRAL, encoded by the coding sequence ATGGTGACCGCCACCATCCGGCCGGCACGGCGCGACGACGTGCCGGCGATCGTCGCGCTTCTGGCGGCCGACGACATCGGCGGCGCCGTCGACACCGGCGCAGCGGCGGACCTGCCGCTCTACGAGGCGCAGTTCGATCGCATCGCGGCGAGCGCCAACGAGTTCCTGTTCGTGGCGGAAGTGGAGGGCCGCGTCGTCGGCACGTTCCAGATCATCATCGCCCGCAGCCTGCCCTACCGGGCCGCGACCCGCTGCATCCTCGAGGCGGTGCAGGTCCATCCGGCGATGCGCGGACAGCGGATCGGCGAGGCGATGGTGCTGCGGGCGATGGAGGAGGGCCGCGCGCACGGCGCGGATGCGATGACACTGACCTCGAACGTCAAGCGCGAGGCCGCGCATCGCTTCTACGACCGGCTCGGCTTCGAGCGCAGTCATGTCGGGTTCAGGCGCGCGCTCTGA
- a CDS encoding MAPEG family protein: protein MTETMQAAIGAVAIYAGLAILILIWLGVQTGRVRQAEKVYMGDGGNPRMIRIMRGHANALEFIPPTLIAMLLLALAGAPVLLIHLLGVLLIAGRFIHALHFVAAKAPSWQRFAGTVLSFLALGGAGAGALIAGVLSLAW from the coding sequence ATGACGGAGACGATGCAAGCGGCGATCGGCGCGGTGGCGATCTATGCCGGTCTCGCCATCCTGATCCTGATCTGGCTGGGCGTACAGACCGGCCGCGTCCGCCAGGCCGAGAAGGTGTACATGGGCGACGGCGGCAATCCGCGGATGATCCGCATAATGCGCGGCCATGCCAACGCGCTGGAGTTCATCCCGCCGACGCTGATCGCGATGCTGCTCCTGGCGCTGGCGGGGGCGCCGGTGCTGCTCATCCACCTTCTCGGCGTGCTGCTCATCGCCGGCCGGTTCATCCACGCACTGCATTTCGTGGCAGCAAAGGCGCCGTCGTGGCAGCGCTTCGCAGGCACCGTCCTTTCCTTCCTGGCACTCGGCGGCGCCGGCGCTGGCGCGCTGATCGCCGGCGTCCTCTCCCTCGCATGGTGA
- a CDS encoding NnrU family protein has protein sequence MLILVLGMIIFLGIHSVRIFAESARDRMIDRLGESRYKSAYSALSLVGILLVGYGYGQAKLGAMPLWDPPGGLRHLALILVPLGFVLVAAAYAPTGHIKAAVRHPMVLGIALWALGHLLANGTAPDLVLFGGFLAWAVIDYINALGRTGAAARPVANSYRGDIAAVVIGLVLAAIFIGGLHRWLFGVAPIG, from the coding sequence ATGCTGATCCTAGTCTTGGGGATGATCATCTTCCTCGGGATACATTCGGTCCGGATCTTCGCCGAATCCGCCCGCGACCGCATGATCGACCGCCTCGGAGAGAGCCGATACAAGAGCGCCTATTCGGCGCTGTCGCTGGTCGGCATCCTGCTGGTGGGCTACGGCTACGGCCAGGCGAAGCTCGGCGCCATGCCGCTGTGGGACCCGCCTGGGGGCCTCCGGCATCTGGCGCTGATCCTCGTTCCGCTCGGCTTCGTGCTGGTAGCGGCCGCCTACGCGCCGACCGGCCACATCAAGGCGGCCGTCCGTCACCCGATGGTGCTGGGCATCGCGCTGTGGGCGCTCGGCCACCTGCTCGCCAACGGCACCGCACCCGATCTCGTCCTGTTCGGCGGCTTCCTGGCCTGGGCGGTCATCGACTACATCAACGCGCTCGGGCGCACCGGCGCGGCCGCACGGCCCGTTGCGAACTCCTATCGCGGCGACATCGCGGCCGTCGTCATCGGCCTGGTCCTGGCCGCGATATTCATCGGCGGATTGCACCGCTGGCTGTTCGGGGTGGCGCCGATCGGCTGA
- a CDS encoding tetratricopeptide repeat protein, whose translation MSDDSFIREVNEELRQDKVKEAWTKFGRWLLIGVVILLVATAAYVGWDRYQAAQADASGDRYLVALDLAAAGKPDEAVAALEALAEDGHGAYPELARMRIGSVRAAQGQPEQAVAAFDAVAADSDAPAPLRDMAAVRAAYILVDSGTVDDVRSRVERLTGDSEPLRFPAREAIALAAWKAGDTETASGLFQQLVDDTGASNGISARARLMLDVIAGGAPAAEGAAPAAPQAAPAESPTATEAPAAPATPAAPVEPAEGASAAPEAVPAAPAAGDVALPTTGLGFDGAGVLPSDTAPTSPDAAPASNGPAAPVSDIPPALPEPAAPAGAPLAPQGGAN comes from the coding sequence ATGAGCGACGACAGTTTTATTCGGGAAGTCAACGAGGAACTGCGCCAGGACAAGGTCAAGGAAGCCTGGACGAAGTTCGGTCGCTGGCTGCTGATCGGCGTGGTGATCCTGCTCGTCGCGACCGCCGCCTATGTCGGCTGGGACCGCTACCAGGCGGCCCAGGCCGACGCCTCCGGCGACCGTTATCTCGTGGCGCTCGATCTCGCGGCCGCCGGCAAGCCCGACGAAGCGGTTGCCGCGCTCGAGGCGCTGGCCGAGGACGGGCATGGCGCCTATCCGGAGCTTGCCCGCATGCGCATCGGCTCGGTTCGCGCGGCGCAGGGGCAGCCCGAGCAGGCCGTCGCCGCCTTCGACGCCGTCGCCGCCGACTCCGACGCACCGGCGCCGCTGCGCGACATGGCGGCGGTCCGCGCGGCCTATATCCTGGTCGACAGCGGCACGGTGGACGACGTGCGCTCGCGGGTCGAGCGGCTGACCGGCGACAGCGAGCCGCTGCGCTTCCCGGCCCGCGAGGCGATCGCCCTGGCAGCCTGGAAGGCGGGCGACACGGAGACCGCGTCCGGCCTGTTCCAGCAGCTCGTCGACGATACCGGCGCGTCGAACGGCATTTCGGCGCGCGCCCGGCTGATGCTCGACGTGATCGCCGGGGGCGCGCCGGCGGCCGAAGGGGCGGCCCCGGCTGCACCGCAAGCGGCGCCGGCAGAATCGCCGACGGCGACGGAAGCGCCCGCGGCGCCCGCGACGCCGGCTGCGCCGGTGGAACCCGCCGAAGGCGCGAGCGCCGCGCCGGAGGCTGTCCCCGCGGCGCCAGCCGCCGGTGACGTCGCCCTGCCGACGACGGGCCTCGGATTCGACGGCGCGGGTGTGCTACCATCAGACACCGCCCCGACCAGTCCGGACGCGGCTCCCGCAAGCAACGGGCCGGCAGCGCCGGTCTCCGACATTCCGCCGGCCTTGCCAGAGCCGGCGGCGCCGGCCGGCGCGCCGCTGGCGCCGCAGGGCGGCGCGAACTAG
- the der gene encoding ribosome biogenesis GTPase Der, whose translation MVTIAIIGRPNVGKSTLFNRLVGKRLALVDDRPGVTRDRRSGEASLMDLEFEIIDTAGLEITGAETLEGRMRAQTEIAIAAADLVLFLVDVKVGLTPQDLDFAELCRRTARKVILVANKAEARGAESGVLDAYSLGLGEPIGISAEHGMGMGELRDAIVEALGEEAFADPLAEDEPEWWEEETFEPVAEGEDGEEPEPPPYDDTKPLRIAIVGRPNAGKSTLINRFLGEDRMLTGPEAGITRDSISVEWDWRGRKIRMFDTAGLRRKARIQEKLEKLSVADALRAIKYAEIVVIVFDVTIPFERQDMSIVDLIVREGRAPVIAFNKWDLIEDRQPVLAELREKTDRLLPQARGVKAVTVSGETGEGIDRLMKAIVETHEVWNRRISTAKLNQWLSRTIGHHPPPAVAGRRVNIKYMTQVKSRPPTFMISTSRPEALGTSYTRYLINGLRESFGLFGVPIRLGLRKTDNPFAPKRKRPS comes from the coding sequence ATGGTCACCATTGCCATCATCGGCCGACCCAATGTCGGCAAGTCGACGCTGTTCAACCGCCTGGTCGGCAAGCGCCTCGCGCTGGTCGACGACCGGCCGGGGGTGACCCGCGACCGCCGCTCGGGCGAGGCCTCGCTGATGGATCTCGAGTTCGAGATCATCGACACGGCGGGCCTCGAGATCACCGGTGCGGAGACGCTGGAAGGGCGGATGCGCGCCCAGACCGAGATCGCCATCGCCGCGGCCGACCTCGTGCTGTTCCTGGTCGACGTGAAGGTCGGCCTGACGCCGCAGGATCTCGATTTCGCCGAACTCTGCCGGCGCACGGCCCGCAAGGTCATTCTCGTCGCCAACAAGGCCGAGGCGCGCGGTGCCGAGTCCGGCGTCCTGGACGCCTATTCGCTCGGGCTCGGCGAGCCGATCGGCATCTCCGCCGAGCACGGCATGGGCATGGGCGAGCTGCGCGACGCGATCGTCGAGGCGCTCGGCGAGGAAGCCTTTGCCGACCCGCTGGCCGAGGACGAGCCGGAATGGTGGGAAGAGGAAACGTTCGAGCCGGTGGCCGAAGGGGAGGACGGCGAGGAGCCCGAGCCGCCGCCCTACGACGACACCAAGCCGCTGCGGATCGCCATCGTTGGGCGCCCGAATGCCGGCAAGTCGACGCTGATCAACCGCTTCCTCGGCGAGGACCGGATGCTGACCGGCCCGGAAGCCGGGATCACCCGCGACTCGATTTCGGTCGAGTGGGACTGGCGCGGCCGCAAGATCCGGATGTTCGATACGGCGGGCCTGCGCCGCAAGGCGCGGATCCAGGAAAAGCTCGAGAAGCTGTCGGTGGCCGACGCGCTGCGGGCGATCAAATACGCCGAGATCGTCGTCATCGTCTTCGACGTCACCATCCCGTTCGAGCGCCAGGACATGTCGATCGTCGACCTGATCGTGCGCGAGGGACGTGCCCCGGTGATCGCCTTCAACAAGTGGGACCTGATCGAGGATCGCCAGCCGGTGCTCGCGGAACTGCGGGAGAAGACCGACCGGCTGCTGCCGCAGGCGCGCGGCGTCAAGGCGGTCACCGTTTCGGGCGAGACCGGCGAGGGGATCGACCGGCTGATGAAGGCGATCGTCGAGACCCACGAGGTCTGGAACCGCCGAATCTCCACCGCGAAGCTCAACCAATGGCTGAGCCGGACCATCGGCCACCATCCGCCACCGGCGGTCGCGGGGCGCCGGGTTAACATCAAGTATATGACGCAGGTCAAGAGCCGGCCACCGACCTTCATGATTTCAACCTCGCGGCCGGAAGCCTTGGGGACATCCTATACGCGCTATCTAATCAACGGGTTACGGGAGAGCTTCGGGCTTTTCGGGGTGCCGATCCGGCTCGGATTGCGCAAAACCGACAATCCCTTTGCACCGAAACGCAAGCGTCCGTCTTGA
- a CDS encoding cell wall hydrolase → MIVTVSTGSTAYQDMTSALSGVKQANRWQAYFVPSPAGSIEAAEIAFAGQPVGQLPEGAGVRAGDGALFTLDAPGKAFAAPDESRVRRAEKGARVISLAPAETLPPRGFSAGSIMERQSLLGPRVIGPAERVRLAFSKITQTTQEAVTVARNFQLKGPPKILDDAVMLASLKPSTDDTGALGYAPAGRTASLFENILKDQPEAFIPPIGDKDHAWAATPLAASAFSAKEQNCLANGIYFEARGESATGQAAVAQVILNRVRNPAFPKTICGVVYQNKNWRNRCQFSFACDGNRERVGDRSAWARAKQVAEKVTKGEIWLSEVGSATHYHATYVHPRWASAMERVDKIGKHVFYRTFNGGW, encoded by the coding sequence GTGATCGTCACCGTCTCCACCGGCAGCACCGCCTACCAGGACATGACCAGCGCTCTCAGCGGCGTCAAACAGGCTAACCGCTGGCAGGCCTATTTCGTTCCATCCCCCGCCGGCTCGATCGAGGCCGCCGAGATCGCCTTCGCCGGCCAGCCGGTCGGCCAGCTTCCGGAAGGCGCCGGGGTGCGCGCCGGCGACGGCGCGCTGTTCACGCTCGATGCGCCGGGCAAGGCCTTCGCGGCGCCCGACGAGAGCCGGGTGCGACGGGCCGAGAAGGGGGCGCGCGTCATCTCCCTCGCGCCGGCCGAGACGCTGCCGCCGCGCGGCTTCTCCGCCGGCTCGATCATGGAGCGTCAGAGCCTGCTCGGACCGCGCGTCATCGGACCCGCCGAGCGCGTGCGCCTCGCCTTCTCCAAGATCACCCAGACCACCCAGGAAGCGGTGACGGTCGCCAGGAACTTCCAGCTCAAGGGGCCGCCGAAGATCCTCGACGACGCGGTGATGCTGGCATCGCTGAAGCCCTCGACCGATGATACCGGAGCCCTCGGCTACGCACCGGCGGGCCGCACGGCGTCACTGTTCGAGAACATCCTCAAGGACCAGCCGGAAGCCTTCATCCCGCCGATCGGCGACAAGGATCATGCCTGGGCGGCGACGCCCCTGGCGGCCAGCGCGTTCAGCGCCAAGGAACAGAACTGCCTCGCCAACGGCATCTATTTCGAGGCGCGCGGGGAATCCGCCACCGGACAGGCAGCCGTCGCGCAGGTCATCCTCAACCGCGTCCGCAATCCGGCCTTCCCGAAGACGATCTGCGGCGTCGTCTACCAGAACAAGAACTGGCGCAACCGCTGCCAGTTCTCCTTCGCCTGCGATGGCAACCGTGAGCGTGTCGGCGACCGCAGCGCCTGGGCGCGGGCCAAGCAGGTGGCCGAGAAGGTCACCAAGGGCGAGATCTGGCTGAGCGAGGTGGGCTCCGCCACCCACTACCATGCGACCTACGTCCATCCGCGCTGGGCGAGCGCCATGGAGCGTGTCGACAAGATCGGCAAGCACGTCTTCTACCGGACCTTCAACGGCGGCTGGTAA
- the eda gene encoding bifunctional 4-hydroxy-2-oxoglutarate aldolase/2-dehydro-3-deoxy-phosphogluconate aldolase gives MAQNTKRLLEILTAQPVVPVVAVETAAEGVALARALVAGGIRSIEVTLRTPAALDAIRAIAETVPEAICGAGTVLTPKQLDHAEAAGAKFIVSPGATMDLLDAARSSAVPLLPGSATASELMAMIEEGYEILKFFPAQQIGGAAFLRSIAPVFPSLRFCPTGGISTDNVRDYLSLPNVICVGGSWLAPKAAVAAGDWDTVTRLAREAAALAA, from the coding sequence ATGGCTCAGAACACCAAGCGTCTCCTCGAAATCCTCACCGCCCAGCCGGTCGTGCCCGTCGTCGCGGTAGAGACCGCCGCAGAGGGCGTCGCGCTGGCCCGCGCGCTCGTTGCCGGCGGCATCCGCTCGATCGAGGTGACCCTGCGCACCCCGGCAGCGCTGGATGCGATCCGCGCCATCGCCGAGACGGTGCCGGAGGCGATCTGCGGCGCCGGCACCGTGCTCACGCCGAAGCAGCTCGACCATGCGGAAGCGGCGGGCGCCAAGTTCATCGTTTCCCCCGGCGCCACCATGGACCTGCTCGACGCGGCGCGTTCGTCGGCCGTGCCGCTGCTGCCCGGTTCGGCGACGGCGAGCGAGCTGATGGCAATGATCGAGGAAGGCTACGAGATCCTGAAGTTCTTTCCGGCGCAGCAGATCGGCGGCGCGGCGTTCCTGCGCTCGATCGCACCGGTCTTCCCGTCGCTGCGCTTCTGCCCGACCGGCGGCATCTCCACCGACAATGTGCGCGACTATCTGAGCCTGCCCAACGTCATCTGCGTCGGCGGCTCCTGGCTGGCGCCGAAAGCCGCGGTCGCGGCCGGCGACTGGGATACGGTCACCCGCCTGGCCCGCGAAGCAGCCGCGCTGGCCGCCTGA
- a CDS encoding erythromycin esterase family protein: MRATQVRFSDRADAGRQLASRLLSMDLEKPVVYALPRGGVPVALEIARALQAPLDLILVRKIGAPGAPEVALGAIVDGEHPQTVINEDVRRHSGADDVFLERARARELAELERRRGRYLGGRSQVDPAGRTAIIVDDGLATGATMKAATIAMRRQGAGKICVAVPVAPVEALADIREHADLVVCLHPAETFYGVGGFYDDFHQLTDEETVGLLRQGWTEVRDAAAAPPARPQKRQVAIPPLGLVGDLCVPPEPRGIVLFAHGSGSSRFSPRNVAVADTLNSYGFATLLFDLLTPEEAQDRRNVFDIPLLAERVTEATLYISGEPDVADLPLGLFGASTGAAAALLAAAELGSRVSAVVSRGGRPDMAGARLAEVVAPTLLIVGGEDHHVLELNRQALAALTCEKLLKIVPRAGHVFEEPGTLETVTELANAWFQHYLAPEAPRREPALPSAPAAPARPEAVVDALRGAIEALPALDDPAFANAFDRFAAARVVLLGEASHGTSEFYRARAAITRRLIEQHGFTIVAVEADWPDAAVIDRHVRHLPQRPTRVPAFSRFPTWMWRNRDVDDFVAWLRRHNEAKPAGQRVRFHGLDMYSMTASMAAVLAYLDRVDTAAAAEARARYACLAPWSRELAAYGRASLSQGYALCELPVTRILVDLLQKQLQYAGSDGEAFFDAAQNARLVASAERYYRVMYYGSHESWNLRDRHMFETLQRVIAWSGPDTKAVVWAHNSHIGDARFTDMGAERGEINIGQLCRQAYGTDAALIGFGTHAGTVAAASEWDAPMEIKAVRPSRPDSYEALCHEAGEERFLLDLRQGLRTDLRSALSQPRLERYIGVIYRPETERWSHYSFASLPDQYDAFVWFDETQAVVPVPTPVTPGEDETYPFGL, from the coding sequence ATGAGAGCGACCCAGGTCAGATTTTCCGATCGTGCCGATGCCGGCCGGCAGCTGGCGTCGCGGCTCCTGTCGATGGATCTGGAGAAGCCGGTCGTCTACGCGCTGCCGCGCGGCGGCGTGCCGGTGGCCCTGGAGATCGCGCGTGCCCTGCAGGCGCCGCTCGACCTCATCCTCGTGCGCAAGATCGGCGCGCCGGGCGCACCCGAAGTCGCGCTGGGTGCCATCGTCGACGGCGAGCATCCCCAGACGGTCATCAACGAGGATGTGCGTCGGCATTCCGGCGCCGACGACGTCTTCCTGGAGCGCGCCCGCGCCCGGGAACTGGCGGAACTCGAGCGCCGCCGGGGTCGCTACCTGGGCGGCCGCAGCCAGGTCGACCCGGCCGGGCGCACCGCGATCATCGTCGACGACGGCCTGGCGACCGGGGCGACGATGAAGGCGGCGACGATCGCGATGCGGCGGCAGGGCGCCGGGAAGATCTGCGTGGCGGTCCCGGTCGCGCCGGTGGAGGCGCTGGCCGACATTCGCGAGCATGCCGATCTCGTCGTCTGCCTTCATCCTGCCGAGACCTTCTATGGCGTCGGCGGGTTCTACGACGACTTCCATCAGCTGACCGACGAGGAGACGGTCGGGCTGCTGCGGCAGGGCTGGACAGAGGTCCGGGATGCTGCCGCCGCACCGCCGGCCCGGCCGCAGAAACGCCAGGTCGCCATTCCGCCGCTCGGCCTGGTCGGGGATCTCTGCGTGCCTCCGGAGCCGCGCGGCATCGTCCTCTTCGCGCATGGCAGCGGGTCGAGCCGATTCAGCCCGCGCAACGTCGCCGTCGCGGACACGCTCAATTCCTACGGTTTCGCGACGCTGCTTTTCGACCTCCTGACGCCGGAGGAAGCGCAGGATCGTCGCAACGTCTTCGACATTCCGCTGCTCGCCGAGCGGGTGACCGAGGCCACGCTCTACATCAGCGGCGAGCCCGACGTCGCGGATCTGCCGCTTGGCCTGTTCGGCGCAAGCACGGGCGCCGCCGCGGCGCTGCTTGCCGCCGCAGAACTCGGCAGCCGTGTCAGCGCCGTCGTGTCGCGCGGTGGCCGTCCCGACATGGCGGGTGCCCGGCTCGCCGAGGTGGTGGCGCCGACGCTGCTGATCGTCGGCGGCGAGGACCACCATGTGCTGGAGCTGAACCGGCAGGCCCTCGCCGCGCTGACCTGCGAGAAGCTGCTGAAAATCGTTCCCCGTGCCGGCCACGTCTTCGAGGAACCGGGGACGCTCGAGACGGTCACCGAGCTCGCGAATGCCTGGTTCCAGCATTATCTCGCGCCCGAGGCCCCGAGGCGCGAACCGGCCCTGCCTTCCGCGCCGGCCGCGCCGGCGAGGCCCGAGGCAGTGGTCGACGCGCTGCGCGGTGCCATCGAGGCGCTGCCGGCTCTGGACGATCCCGCCTTCGCCAACGCCTTCGACCGCTTCGCCGCCGCCCGCGTGGTACTGCTCGGCGAGGCTTCGCACGGCACCTCGGAGTTCTACCGCGCCCGCGCCGCCATCACCCGGCGGCTGATCGAGCAGCATGGCTTCACCATCGTGGCCGTGGAGGCGGACTGGCCGGACGCTGCCGTCATCGACCGCCACGTGCGCCACCTGCCGCAGCGGCCGACGCGCGTGCCGGCCTTCAGCCGGTTCCCCACCTGGATGTGGCGCAACCGCGACGTCGACGACTTCGTCGCCTGGCTGCGCCGCCACAACGAGGCAAAGCCCGCCGGACAGCGCGTGCGCTTCCACGGGCTCGACATGTACAGCATGACCGCATCGATGGCGGCGGTGCTGGCCTATCTGGACCGGGTGGATACGGCCGCGGCGGCGGAGGCGCGCGCCCGCTATGCCTGCCTCGCCCCGTGGTCGCGGGAGCTGGCCGCCTATGGCCGGGCGTCGCTGAGCCAGGGCTACGCGCTGTGCGAACTGCCGGTGACCCGCATTCTCGTCGACCTGCTACAGAAGCAGCTGCAATACGCCGGCAGCGACGGCGAGGCGTTCTTCGACGCCGCGCAGAACGCCCGGCTCGTCGCCAGCGCCGAACGCTACTACCGGGTGATGTACTATGGCTCGCACGAGTCCTGGAACCTGCGCGACCGGCACATGTTCGAGACGCTGCAGCGGGTGATCGCCTGGTCCGGCCCGGACACGAAGGCGGTGGTCTGGGCTCACAATTCGCATATCGGGGATGCGCGCTTCACCGACATGGGCGCGGAACGCGGCGAGATCAACATCGGCCAGCTGTGCCGGCAGGCCTACGGGACGGACGCGGCGCTGATCGGCTTCGGCACGCATGCCGGCACCGTCGCCGCCGCCTCCGAATGGGACGCGCCCATGGAGATCAAGGCGGTCCGCCCCTCGCGGCCGGACAGCTACGAGGCGCTGTGCCACGAGGCCGGTGAGGAGCGTTTCCTGCTGGACCTGCGCCAGGGCCTGCGGACCGACCTCCGCAGCGCCCTCTCGCAGCCTCGGCTGGAGCGCTACATCGGCGTCATCTACCGCCCGGAGACGGAGCGCTGGAGCCACTACTCCTTCGCGTCGCTGCCCGACCAGTACGACGCCTTCGTCTGGTTCGACGAGACCCAGGCGGTCGTGCCGGTCCCGACACCTGTCACCCCCGGCGAGGACGAGACATACCCGTTCGGTCTCTGA
- a CDS encoding host attachment protein encodes MHKPEIWILLADAARARVLKKPGLAPDMMQAPAEIVFEAKAEHRPLRDIMADAPGRSFASSGGRRSAMEYHSDPVREQTRRFATSVLADLEARFDAGEFDELVICAPPRMLGALREAIPEKLAAVVRSEVAKDYTKLPPLALRETLQRLTSAPAE; translated from the coding sequence ATGCACAAGCCGGAGATATGGATCCTCCTCGCCGATGCCGCCCGCGCCCGCGTGCTGAAGAAGCCGGGACTTGCCCCCGACATGATGCAAGCCCCGGCTGAGATCGTCTTCGAGGCCAAGGCCGAGCACCGGCCGCTGCGCGACATCATGGCCGATGCCCCGGGACGCAGCTTCGCGTCGTCGGGTGGCCGCCGATCGGCCATGGAATATCATTCCGATCCGGTGCGCGAGCAGACGCGCAGGTTCGCGACCTCCGTCCTCGCCGACCTCGAGGCCCGCTTCGACGCCGGCGAGTTCGACGAATTGGTGATCTGCGCGCCGCCCCGCATGCTGGGCGCCCTGCGCGAGGCCATCCCGGAAAAGCTCGCGGCCGTCGTCAGGTCGGAGGTTGCGAAGGACTACACCAAGCTGCCGCCGCTGGCGCTTCGCGAAACGCTGCAGCGCCTCACCAGCGCGCCGGCGGAGTAG